In a genomic window of Vicinamibacteria bacterium:
- a CDS encoding alanine--glyoxylate aminotransferase family protein, giving the protein MRPWPIMTLAGGPVEVNERTLRSQSRPVLYHYDPAFIELFDRTCRLLQDVFRTRNDVVILQGEAVLGLEAAAACLFSPGDKVLNLVSGVFGKWFELFIQKYGGTAVELAVSYNDAIDPDDVRKALEHDPEIKFLSVVHSETPSATINPVKEIGTIAREFGVTTIVDTVSGLGSEVLSPEEWNIDVAVAGPQKCLGGPPGLSLMTVSPEAWKLMESRRPPLRGSFLSILDWKDAWIENRRFPYTPSVSLIYALESILEQALEEGIEKMAARHRAIAKACRSGVRALGLELWADRESIASSAVTGVKPPPGIAEGSLRSHLRDRYGVMISGGYGDLAGKLFRLGHMGLAAQPPYLAAQIAMLERSLADLGYPLKLGSGVGAALAGLE; this is encoded by the coding sequence ATGAGACCCTGGCCCATCATGACGCTTGCCGGAGGACCGGTGGAAGTGAACGAGCGCACGTTGAGATCCCAATCCCGCCCGGTGCTCTATCACTACGACCCGGCGTTCATCGAGCTTTTCGATCGCACCTGCCGGCTCCTGCAGGACGTCTTTCGTACCCGAAACGATGTCGTGATCCTCCAGGGCGAGGCGGTCCTCGGGCTCGAGGCTGCGGCGGCCTGCCTGTTCTCCCCCGGCGACAAAGTCCTGAACCTGGTCTCGGGAGTGTTCGGCAAGTGGTTCGAGCTCTTCATCCAAAAATACGGAGGGACGGCGGTCGAGCTGGCGGTCTCCTACAACGATGCCATCGATCCCGACGACGTGCGCAAGGCTCTCGAGCACGATCCGGAGATCAAGTTTCTTTCCGTGGTCCACTCGGAGACGCCTTCGGCGACCATCAATCCCGTCAAAGAGATCGGCACGATCGCGAGAGAGTTCGGCGTCACGACGATCGTCGACACGGTTTCCGGTCTCGGCTCCGAGGTGCTGAGCCCCGAGGAGTGGAACATCGACGTCGCGGTGGCGGGTCCCCAAAAGTGTCTCGGAGGTCCTCCGGGCCTGTCTCTGATGACGGTGAGCCCCGAAGCCTGGAAGCTCATGGAATCCCGGCGTCCTCCGCTTCGGGGAAGTTTCCTGTCGATACTCGACTGGAAAGACGCCTGGATCGAGAACCGGCGGTTTCCTTATACGCCGTCGGTGAGCCTCATCTACGCACTGGAGTCGATTCTGGAACAGGCGCTCGAAGAGGGAATCGAGAAGATGGCCGCCCGGCACCGCGCCATCGCCAAGGCCTGTCGGAGTGGGGTGAGAGCACTCGGTCTCGAGTTGTGGGCAGACCGGGAATCGATCGCGAGCTCGGCGGTTACGGGAGTCAAACCACCCCCAGGAATCGCTGAAGGGTCATTGCGCTCCCATCTCAGAGACCGATACGGGGTGATGATTTCGGGAGGCTATGGCGATCTCGCGGGAAAGCTCTTTCGGCTGGGCCACATGGGCCTCGCCGCCCAACCGCCGTACCTTGCCGCTCAAATCGCGATGCTCGAGAGAAGCCTCGCCGACCTCGGCTATCCGCTGAAGCTGGGAAGTGGGGTCGGCGCGGCGCTCGCGGGTCTCGAATAA
- a CDS encoding MBL fold metallo-hydrolase, producing MKARVLLRFVAPALFVSILACQPGAEEAAPPSVAADVVSKPAGAEYEGDAFTFHKITDDVYHAVGTGNLAVGCNGSVIVNDNDVLIVDSHISPAAAWALLRELEAITDKPVRYVVNTHFHFDHAHGNQIFGPDVEVIGHEFTREKLASGASKSGRAYGMFVGGIPARIEELEGER from the coding sequence ATGAAGGCAAGAGTCCTGCTTCGGTTCGTCGCGCCCGCTCTCTTCGTCTCCATCCTTGCCTGTCAACCCGGCGCGGAAGAAGCCGCTCCCCCGTCGGTCGCAGCCGACGTGGTCTCGAAGCCCGCAGGCGCTGAATACGAAGGTGACGCTTTCACTTTTCACAAGATCACCGACGACGTCTATCACGCCGTCGGCACCGGCAATCTCGCCGTCGGCTGCAATGGGTCGGTGATCGTGAACGACAACGACGTCTTGATCGTCGACTCGCACATCAGCCCGGCGGCGGCCTGGGCGCTCCTCCGGGAGCTCGAGGCCATCACCGACAAGCCGGTTCGTTACGTCGTCAACACTCACTTTCATTTCGATCATGCGCACGGGAACCAGATCTTCGGTCCCGACGTCGAGGTCATCGGGCACGAGTTCACCCGAGAGAAGCTCGCTTCGGGAGCGTCCAAATCGGGACGCGCCTACGGGATGTTCGTAGGCGGCATTCCCGCCCGCATCGAAGAGCTCGAAGGCGAGCGTA